Genomic segment of Myxococcus stipitatus:
CCGCTGAAGATGCTGCTGGCCTGGACCAGCCACGTGGTGAGCGGGCCGGGGAGGATGCCGAGCAGGATGACGCCCGCGGTGGAGAGCACCAGGGCCAGCTCGGTGGACCAGCTGCGCTCCAGCGTCTGGGCACCCTCGGGCACCGGGCGCATGAACATGTAGACCACCACGCGCAGGTAGTAATAGACGCCCGCCGCGCTGGAGAGCACGCCAATGATGGCCAGGCCGATGAGGCCCGAGTCCACGGCGCTCTGGAAGATGAGCAGCTTGCTCATGAAGCCGATGGTGGGAGGAATCCCGCCCAGCGACAGCATGAACGCGGCCATCGCCACGGCCCAACCCGGGCGGCGCTGCGCGAGACCGCTGAAGCGCTCCAGGTCCCAGGCGGTTCCCTTCTCCTCGTCCTCACGGCGCTCGAGCACGGAGAGCATGGTGAAGGCACCCACCGCGCTGAAGGTATACGCCAGCAGGTAGAAGAGGATGCCGCGCAGCGCCTGCGAGCGCGCCAGCTCCAGCGGCGTGCCACCCGTCAGCTCGGACGGGCCGAGCAGCCGGAACTGCTCGCCCGGCGCGGTGACGAAGAGCGCCGCCACGCCCACCAGCAGGTAGCCGGCGTGAGCGATGGAGGAGTACGCCAGCATGCGCTTCACGTTGCGCTGCGGAATCGCCAGCAGGTTGCCCACGACCATGGTGAGGAACGCCATGGTGGAGAACAGCACCAGGGGCAGATGCGGGTCGATTCCCTTGCCCATCGTGAGGAACACGCGCACCAGCGCCGCGAAGGCCGCGGCCTTCACGCCCGCGCTCATCAGCGCGGTGACGGGGGTGG
This window contains:
- a CDS encoding NADH-quinone oxidoreductase subunit N — encoded protein: MILPNLTLADFLPLLPAIILAVGACVLLLSEVFLAATSSRSYQAVLAVVASVAAGAVALASMFEPAGEVFLGFGVMDPFSSFLTFVVCLGLGLASLSSVSFLRKRGAERGEFYALMLFAGAGMSLLALSNELITLFVNIEVLSIATYALTSYLRRGTRPSEAGFKYFILGAFSSAVLLYGAALVYGATGTTKLTAMAGPLASALATQPALVYTGLILLGAGFAFKVAAVPFHMWTPDVYEGAPTPVTALMSAGVKAAAFAALVRVFLTMGKGIDPHLPLVLFSTMAFLTMVVGNLLAIPQRNVKRMLAYSSIAHAGYLLVGVAALFVTAPGEQFRLLGPSELTGGTPLELARSQALRGILFYLLAYTFSAVGAFTMLSVLERREDEEKGTAWDLERFSGLAQRRPGWAVAMAAFMLSLGGIPPTIGFMSKLLIFQSAVDSGLIGLAIIGVLSSAAGVYYYLRVVVYMFMRPVPEGAQTLERSWSTELALVLSTAGVILLGILPGPLTTWLVQASSIFSGQ